A genomic window from Nocardioides rotundus includes:
- a CDS encoding gamma-glutamylcyclotransferase family protein: MTLYAAYGSNLDPTQMSQRCPHSILRSTGWLQGWRLTFGGEELGWDGSMTTLVEDPFEQVFVAVYDLTEADEARLDTWEGMELGLYRKVKVRVSTMNEELVVWTYVLDAYEGGLPSAMTIGAIADAAEAADAPADYVAALRARPCRSTGL, translated from the coding sequence GTGACCCTCTACGCCGCCTACGGGTCGAATCTCGACCCCACGCAGATGTCCCAGCGCTGCCCCCACTCGATCCTGCGATCCACGGGGTGGCTGCAGGGCTGGCGGCTCACCTTCGGAGGCGAGGAGCTCGGCTGGGACGGCTCGATGACCACCCTGGTCGAGGACCCCTTCGAGCAGGTCTTCGTCGCGGTCTACGACCTCACCGAGGCCGACGAGGCACGGCTGGACACCTGGGAGGGCATGGAGCTGGGCCTGTACCGGAAGGTGAAGGTCCGGGTCTCCACGATGAACGAGGAGCTCGTCGTGTGGACCTACGTGCTGGACGCCTACGAGGGCGGGCTGCCCAGCGCGATGACCATCGGCGCGATCGCCGACGCCGCCGAGGCCGCCGACGCGCCCGCGGACTACGTCGCCGCCCTCCGCGCGCGGCCCTGCCGCTCGACCGGGCTCTGA
- the lpdA gene encoding dihydrolipoyl dehydrogenase yields the protein MTHYDTIVLGAGPGGYVAAIRAAQLGQKVAVVEKKYWGGVCLNVGCIPSKALLKNAELAHTLTHEKDKYGIEGDATMTYEPAHKRSRQVSAGIVKGVHFLMRKNKITEVDGWGTLQGEKDGKQTIEVELNDGGTETLTCDNLIIGAGATVRMLPGIELSDNVVTYEEQILDPNLPKSIIIGGSGAIGVEFAYVMANYGVDVTIVEYLDRMVPTEDAEVSKELLKHYKRLGVKVLTGTAVKDVEDTGSGVKVTVEPASGGDQQVLEADKFLSAFGFAPRVEGYGLENTGVAVSDRGAIEIDDYCRTNVPNVYAIGDCTGKLMLAHVAEAQGIVAAETIAGAETMPVEYDFVPRATYCMPQIASFGYTEEQAKEKGFDVKTASFPFTANGKAMGLGETAGFVKVVADAEHNEIIGAHMIGPDVTELLPVLTLAQKWDLTADEVSRNVFAHPTLTESVKESVHGIAGHMINF from the coding sequence GTGACCCATTACGACACGATCGTCCTCGGCGCGGGCCCGGGTGGCTACGTCGCCGCCATCCGCGCAGCCCAGCTCGGCCAGAAGGTGGCCGTGGTGGAGAAGAAGTACTGGGGCGGAGTCTGCCTCAACGTCGGGTGCATCCCGTCCAAGGCGCTGCTCAAGAACGCCGAGCTGGCGCACACGCTGACCCACGAGAAGGACAAGTACGGCATCGAGGGCGACGCCACGATGACCTACGAGCCCGCTCACAAGCGCTCCCGCCAGGTGAGCGCGGGCATCGTCAAGGGCGTGCACTTCCTGATGCGGAAGAACAAGATCACCGAGGTCGACGGCTGGGGCACGCTGCAGGGCGAGAAGGACGGCAAGCAGACGATCGAGGTCGAGCTCAACGACGGCGGCACCGAGACGCTGACCTGCGACAACCTGATCATCGGGGCGGGCGCGACGGTGCGGATGCTGCCGGGCATCGAGCTGAGCGACAACGTGGTCACCTACGAGGAGCAGATCCTCGACCCCAACCTGCCGAAGAGCATCATCATCGGCGGCTCCGGCGCGATCGGCGTCGAGTTCGCCTACGTGATGGCCAACTACGGCGTGGACGTGACCATCGTGGAGTACCTCGACCGGATGGTGCCCACCGAGGACGCCGAGGTCTCCAAGGAGCTGCTCAAGCACTACAAGCGCCTGGGCGTGAAGGTCCTCACCGGCACCGCCGTGAAGGACGTCGAGGACACCGGCTCCGGCGTGAAGGTCACCGTCGAGCCCGCCTCCGGCGGCGACCAGCAGGTCCTCGAGGCCGACAAGTTCCTCTCCGCCTTCGGCTTCGCGCCGCGGGTCGAGGGCTACGGCCTGGAGAACACCGGCGTCGCCGTGAGCGACCGCGGCGCGATCGAGATCGACGACTACTGCCGTACCAACGTGCCGAACGTCTATGCGATCGGCGACTGCACCGGCAAGTTGATGCTCGCCCACGTCGCCGAGGCGCAGGGCATCGTCGCCGCCGAGACCATCGCGGGCGCCGAGACCATGCCGGTGGAGTACGACTTCGTCCCGCGGGCGACGTACTGCATGCCGCAGATCGCCTCCTTCGGCTACACCGAGGAGCAGGCGAAGGAGAAGGGGTTCGACGTCAAGACGGCCTCCTTCCCCTTCACCGCGAACGGCAAGGCGATGGGGCTCGGCGAGACCGCCGGCTTCGTGAAGGTCGTGGCCGACGCCGAGCACAACGAGATCATCGGCGCGCACATGATCGGCCCCGACGTCACCGAGCTGCTGCCGGTGCTCACCCTCGCCCAGAAGTGGGACCTCACGGCCGACGAGGTCTCGCGCAACGTGTTCGCGCACCCGACCTTGACCGAGTCGGTCAAGGAGTCCGTGCACGGCATCGCCGGCCACATGATCAACTTCTGA
- a CDS encoding DDE-type integrase/transposase/recombinase, with amino-acid sequence MIEVSAALVVALIAAGFSQRAALGLAGVARSTWHYRDHPRARVGDPIAHRQRRARCWLTEAERARIVVKIQAAFTAKESVYQAFYDALDVGDPVASLSTWYRIARGIDQSTRPVRRTRRHRATVMPTLIVDGPDQAWSWDITHLRGPYRGVTYQLYLALDVFSRMVTGWRVETREDDDLAAEMFENAFTVRGVLPRIIHSDGGPSMTSRTLGDLFAELGIEVSRNRPRVSNDNPYSEALFKTAKYTPDYPAFFNDLDHARSWASDFVEGYNHRHHHGGLEGHTPHDVHHGTWTGVHHRRQNTMDALYAAHPERFASPPRVRTPMAQVAINQKTNRDRLHAG; translated from the coding sequence GTGATCGAGGTCAGCGCGGCCTTGGTGGTTGCGCTGATCGCAGCGGGTTTCTCCCAGCGCGCGGCGTTGGGCCTGGCCGGAGTCGCCCGCTCGACATGGCACTACCGCGACCATCCCCGCGCGCGGGTCGGCGACCCCATCGCGCATCGTCAGCGTCGGGCCCGGTGCTGGCTCACCGAGGCTGAGCGGGCTCGGATCGTGGTGAAGATCCAGGCCGCGTTCACCGCGAAGGAGTCGGTCTACCAAGCCTTCTATGACGCTTTGGATGTCGGCGACCCGGTCGCGTCGCTGTCGACCTGGTACCGCATCGCCCGTGGCATCGACCAAAGCACTCGGCCGGTGCGACGCACCCGCAGGCACCGCGCCACCGTCATGCCGACCCTGATCGTCGACGGCCCCGACCAGGCCTGGTCGTGGGACATCACCCACCTCCGGGGCCCCTACCGGGGCGTGACCTACCAGCTGTACCTAGCCCTCGATGTGTTCTCCCGGATGGTCACCGGGTGGCGGGTCGAGACCCGCGAGGACGACGACCTGGCAGCCGAGATGTTCGAGAACGCCTTCACCGTGCGTGGGGTTCTACCGCGGATCATCCATTCCGACGGCGGACCCTCGATGACCTCACGCACCCTGGGCGACCTGTTCGCCGAACTCGGGATCGAGGTTTCCCGCAACCGACCAAGGGTGTCGAATGACAACCCCTATTCCGAGGCGCTGTTCAAGACCGCGAAGTACACCCCCGACTACCCGGCCTTCTTCAACGACCTCGACCACGCGAGGTCCTGGGCATCCGACTTCGTCGAGGGCTACAACCATCGCCACCATCACGGCGGTCTGGAGGGCCACACCCCCCACGACGTCCACCACGGCACCTGGACCGGCGTCCACCACCGACGCCAAAACACCATGGACGCCCTCTACGCCGCCCACCCCGAACGATTCGCCAGCCCGCCTCGGGTCCGGACCCCCATGGCCCAGGTGGCCATCAACCAGAAAACCAACCGCGACCGACTCCACGCAGGTTGA
- a CDS encoding NAD(P)H-quinone dehydrogenase, whose translation MERSSVQNRIVIIGGGPGGYEAAHVAAQLDAEVTVVDTDGIGGSAVLTDCVPSKTLIATSDLMTEMAGASELGVNFQDHQGDAATTVKVDLAKVDARVKQLAADQSRDIQARLERDGVRIVRGRGRVTGPHTVSVDGGEELEADAILVATGAAPRVLDTAQPDGERILTWEQVYDLQEVPSHLIVVGSGVTGAEFASAYLALGIEVTLVSSRDRVLPGEDADAALVLEDVLTRRGMNVLGTSRMASVTREGDEVTVTLTDGRTVTGSHCVLALGSVPNTHDLGLEEVGVELDEGGFVVVDKVSRTTVRSIYAAGDCTGILMLASVAAMQGRIAMWHFLGDAVRPIDLKKVSSNVFTSPEIATVGWSQKAVDDGEIVAESVTLPLGGNARAKMQGVRDGFVKLFCRPGTGVVVGGVIVGPRASELIHPVALAVEASLTVDQVAQGFTVYPSMSGSVAEAARRLHRV comes from the coding sequence GTGGAACGGAGCAGCGTGCAGAACCGCATCGTCATCATCGGCGGCGGCCCGGGTGGTTACGAGGCCGCCCATGTCGCGGCGCAGCTCGACGCCGAGGTCACCGTCGTCGACACCGACGGCATCGGCGGGTCCGCCGTACTCACCGACTGCGTGCCGTCCAAGACCCTGATCGCCACCTCGGACCTGATGACCGAGATGGCCGGCGCCTCCGAGCTGGGCGTGAACTTCCAGGACCACCAGGGCGACGCGGCGACGACGGTGAAGGTCGATCTGGCCAAGGTCGACGCGCGGGTCAAGCAGCTGGCGGCCGACCAGTCCCGCGACATCCAGGCGCGCCTGGAGCGCGACGGCGTGCGGATCGTGCGCGGGCGCGGCCGGGTGACCGGCCCGCACACGGTGTCGGTGGACGGCGGCGAGGAGCTGGAGGCCGACGCGATCCTGGTCGCGACCGGCGCGGCCCCGCGGGTGCTCGACACCGCGCAGCCCGACGGCGAGCGGATCCTCACCTGGGAGCAGGTCTACGACCTCCAGGAGGTGCCCTCCCACCTGATCGTGGTGGGCTCCGGGGTGACCGGTGCGGAGTTCGCGTCGGCCTACCTCGCGCTGGGCATCGAGGTCACGCTGGTCTCCTCCCGCGATCGGGTGCTGCCCGGCGAGGACGCCGACGCGGCGCTGGTGCTGGAGGATGTGCTGACCCGCCGGGGGATGAACGTGCTCGGCACGTCCCGCATGGCCTCGGTCACCCGCGAGGGCGACGAGGTCACGGTCACCCTCACCGACGGTCGGACCGTCACCGGGTCGCACTGCGTGCTCGCCCTCGGCTCGGTGCCGAACACCCACGATCTGGGCCTGGAGGAGGTCGGGGTCGAGCTGGACGAGGGCGGCTTCGTCGTGGTCGACAAGGTCAGCCGTACGACGGTCCGCTCGATCTACGCCGCCGGCGACTGCACCGGCATCCTCATGCTCGCCTCGGTCGCGGCCATGCAGGGCCGGATCGCCATGTGGCACTTCCTCGGCGACGCGGTCCGCCCGATCGACCTCAAGAAGGTCTCCTCCAACGTCTTCACCTCGCCCGAGATCGCCACCGTGGGCTGGTCGCAGAAGGCGGTCGACGACGGTGAGATCGTCGCCGAGTCGGTCACCCTGCCGCTCGGCGGGAACGCGCGGGCGAAGATGCAGGGCGTGCGTGACGGCTTCGTGAAGCTGTTCTGCCGTCCCGGGACCGGGGTCGTGGTCGGGGGCGTGATCGTGGGGCCGCGCGCCTCCGAGCTGATCCACCCGGTCGCGCTGGCCGTCGAGGCGTCGCTGACCGTGGACCAGGTGGCCCAGGGCTTCACGGTCTACCCGTCAATGAGCGGCTCGGTGGCCGAGGCAGCACGGCGGCTGCACCGGGTCTGA